From the Verrucomicrobiota bacterium genome, one window contains:
- a CDS encoding substrate-binding domain-containing protein: MKIGSTLTSLILALAALGGVPGSAHGQGVDPAKALAEVQQKPLSKGPHGEDAADPNSVSLTSEELEKVRGLKAKAAIVMHYGGNDWSQAQIAGLKAQFAKMAIDVVAVTDAGFKPEKQVADIETILAQNPQIIVSIPTDPTSTASAYQKASQKGVKLVFMDNVPKGMEAGKDYVSVVSADNYGNGVVAAHLMAKFLKGKGQIGLVYHAADFFVTRQRYDGFKKTIADSYPGIKIAAEQGIGGPDFSGDGDRAASAMLTSHRNLNGIWAVWDVPAEGVMSAARSAAKDDLVITTCDLGQNVAIEMAQSGLIKGLGAQRPYDQGTTEALLAGYGLLNKPAPAYVAWPALAITRDNLLQAWKEVYHQDPPANITKSMK, encoded by the coding sequence ATGAAAATCGGTTCTACCCTGACCTCACTCATCCTTGCACTGGCGGCGCTGGGCGGCGTGCCCGGAAGTGCGCACGGCCAGGGCGTCGATCCGGCGAAAGCGTTGGCCGAAGTCCAGCAGAAGCCGTTGAGTAAAGGCCCCCACGGCGAGGATGCCGCTGACCCGAACTCGGTAAGTTTAACTTCCGAAGAATTGGAAAAAGTCCGGGGGCTCAAGGCGAAAGCCGCGATCGTGATGCATTACGGAGGAAACGATTGGTCGCAGGCGCAGATCGCCGGCCTCAAGGCCCAATTTGCAAAAATGGCCATCGACGTTGTTGCGGTGACCGACGCGGGTTTCAAACCGGAGAAACAGGTGGCTGACATCGAAACGATCCTGGCGCAAAACCCCCAAATCATCGTTTCGATCCCGACGGACCCAACCTCCACAGCCTCCGCCTACCAGAAAGCGAGCCAGAAAGGGGTGAAACTGGTCTTCATGGACAACGTTCCCAAGGGCATGGAGGCTGGTAAAGACTACGTAAGCGTCGTTTCGGCCGACAACTACGGAAACGGTGTCGTTGCCGCCCACCTCATGGCGAAGTTCCTGAAGGGCAAGGGTCAGATCGGCTTGGTTTACCACGCGGCGGATTTCTTCGTAACGCGTCAACGCTACGACGGGTTCAAGAAAACAATCGCCGACAGCTACCCCGGGATCAAAATCGCGGCCGAACAAGGCATCGGGGGGCCCGACTTTTCGGGCGATGGGGACCGGGCCGCCTCCGCGATGCTCACGTCCCACCGGAATTTGAACGGTATCTGGGCGGTATGGGACGTGCCCGCCGAAGGGGTTATGTCGGCGGCCCGTTCCGCGGCCAAGGATGACCTGGTTATCACCACCTGCGATTTAGGGCAGAACGTGGCCATCGAAATGGCCCAAAGCGGGTTGATTAAAGGCTTGGGGGCACAGCGGCCCTACGACCAGGGCACCACCGAGGCATTGTTGGCCGGGTACGGGCTCCTTAACAAACCGGCGCCCGCCTACGTTGCCTGGCCCGCACTGGCCATCACCCGAGATAATCTGCTGCAGGCCTGGAAGGAAGTGTACCACCAGGATCCTCCCGCCAATATCACAAAAAGCATGAAGTAA
- a CDS encoding TIM barrel protein has product MPLWKKAYHANCWGALGGEPVGVTSVKNLFYRTFGDMNRAIAEIAQAGYQAIELFDGNLVDYEHNLSGLRGRLDQAGLRLVAVYSGGNFVFPDILSEELWRIRKAADLAAELGAEHLVVGGGAQKTVPATDEDYDRLAEALDKVVDAVEQRGLLAHYHPHLTTIVERPEQIKKVFSRSRICFCPDTAHLAAAGGNPAQLILDHAGRIRYVHLKDFRRQPFEFLPLGRGELDMKGILDALVRINYSGWIAVELDAYDDPKAGAEISMQYLESFEKRLES; this is encoded by the coding sequence ATGCCGCTTTGGAAGAAAGCTTACCACGCGAATTGTTGGGGTGCTCTGGGAGGAGAACCTGTCGGGGTCACTTCCGTGAAGAATTTGTTCTACCGGACCTTTGGCGACATGAATCGCGCGATCGCCGAGATTGCGCAGGCCGGCTATCAGGCCATCGAGCTCTTCGACGGCAACCTCGTGGACTACGAGCATAACCTCAGCGGCCTTCGAGGCCGGCTCGATCAGGCCGGGCTCCGTCTGGTCGCCGTGTACAGTGGTGGTAATTTCGTCTTTCCCGACATCTTATCCGAAGAGTTATGGAGAATTCGAAAGGCCGCGGACCTCGCGGCCGAGCTCGGCGCTGAGCACCTGGTGGTAGGCGGCGGAGCGCAAAAAACGGTGCCGGCGACGGATGAAGATTACGACCGCCTTGCCGAGGCTTTGGACAAGGTCGTCGACGCGGTTGAGCAGCGCGGTTTGTTGGCGCATTACCATCCGCACCTAACCACGATCGTGGAAAGGCCCGAACAGATTAAGAAAGTATTCAGCCGTTCGAGGATCTGCTTTTGTCCGGATACCGCTCACCTGGCTGCAGCGGGCGGCAATCCGGCGCAGTTGATTCTCGATCACGCCGGCCGAATCCGCTACGTCCACCTGAAGGATTTTCGCCGGCAGCCGTTTGAGTTTCTGCCGCTGGGCCGGGGTGAGTTGGACATGAAGGGGATTCTGGATGCGCTGGTCCGGATCAACTATTCCGGATGGATCGCGGTGGAATTGGACGCCTATGACGATCCGAAAGCCGGCGCAGAGATCAGCATGCAGTACTTGGAAAGCTTTGAGAAGCGGCTTGAAAGCTGA
- a CDS encoding GMC family oxidoreductase — protein MAQKHRPERVEVVIIGAGASGATAAKVLTERGMRVVALERGPWRNRESFGGDELANVNRYNLWPDPILNPRTYRGSTDGETKVELFCPVPQMVGGGTVHWQGWLPRFTESDFKLRTIAGDLPGTTLVDWPISYADLEPYYTRVEWAFGVSGAGGVNRYEAFRSKDYPCPPLPATRYGRKFYEGCCKLGYNCFPTPMAALSRPYNGRPVTVQSAFAQQHGDPTGTRSSALSVWIPDALKTGRLDLRPDCYVHEITVDGRGRARSAVYQDADGDFTEQEADIFILGCGAIESARLLLLSRSTRFPHGLANGSDLVGRNATFHEYSAAVGVFDDPIYAWAGGGYVASSSYQFYEHDEKRGFVSGCHVASAGVGIPLPINWSLPDRPMWGLQAKQMDRDFYNHSFAVGMVLHDMPQHDNRVELDDKVKDAWGLPVARITSRMHENDLKMGRWVIDRNAEILEAAGAKKVYRVYPKRITGNCSHQHGTTRMGDDPAASVLNKWCRAHEVDNLFVVDGGPFPTATGANPTLTIMANAWRVSDYIASRYNAERKP, from the coding sequence ATGGCGCAAAAGCATAGGCCGGAACGCGTAGAAGTGGTCATCATCGGGGCAGGCGCGTCAGGCGCGACCGCTGCCAAGGTGCTCACTGAACGCGGCATGCGGGTGGTGGCCCTCGAACGCGGGCCCTGGCGCAACCGCGAAAGCTTCGGCGGCGATGAGCTCGCCAATGTAAACCGCTACAACCTCTGGCCTGACCCGATCCTCAACCCGCGCACTTACCGGGGGTCCACAGACGGAGAAACTAAAGTTGAACTGTTTTGTCCGGTGCCGCAGATGGTCGGCGGGGGAACGGTCCATTGGCAGGGCTGGCTGCCGCGCTTCACCGAGAGCGATTTTAAACTCCGCACGATTGCCGGTGACCTGCCCGGGACAACGCTCGTCGACTGGCCGATCTCTTACGCGGACCTGGAACCGTATTACACCAGGGTCGAATGGGCCTTCGGCGTGTCGGGCGCGGGCGGCGTGAACAGGTACGAGGCGTTCCGCAGTAAGGATTACCCGTGTCCGCCCCTGCCCGCGACGCGCTACGGTCGAAAGTTCTACGAGGGTTGCTGCAAGCTCGGTTACAACTGCTTCCCGACGCCCATGGCGGCGCTGTCCCGCCCCTACAACGGTCGACCCGTGACCGTTCAGAGCGCCTTTGCCCAGCAGCACGGCGATCCGACCGGCACGCGCTCAAGCGCGCTCTCCGTCTGGATTCCCGACGCGCTGAAGACCGGACGGCTGGATCTGCGGCCTGACTGTTACGTGCACGAAATTACGGTTGACGGGCGGGGCCGGGCCAGGAGCGCGGTGTATCAAGATGCCGACGGCGACTTTACAGAGCAGGAGGCGGACATCTTTATCCTTGGCTGCGGCGCGATCGAGTCAGCGCGGTTGTTGTTGCTTTCACGCTCGACCCGCTTTCCCCATGGTCTGGCGAACGGCAGCGACCTTGTGGGCCGCAACGCGACCTTCCATGAGTACAGCGCGGCGGTCGGCGTTTTTGACGACCCGATCTACGCCTGGGCAGGCGGCGGCTACGTGGCGTCGAGCAGTTATCAATTCTACGAGCACGACGAAAAACGCGGTTTCGTCAGCGGCTGTCATGTCGCTTCCGCGGGCGTCGGCATCCCGCTGCCGATCAACTGGAGCTTGCCGGATCGCCCGATGTGGGGCCTGCAAGCCAAGCAGATGGACCGCGACTTCTATAACCACAGCTTCGCCGTCGGCATGGTGCTCCACGACATGCCGCAACACGACAACCGCGTGGAGCTCGACGACAAGGTCAAAGACGCCTGGGGACTACCCGTTGCGCGGATCACCAGCAGAATGCACGAGAATGACCTCAAGATGGGCCGCTGGGTCATCGATCGTAACGCTGAAATCCTGGAGGCGGCCGGAGCGAAGAAAGTGTACCGCGTCTACCCCAAACGCATCACCGGCAACTGTTCGCACCAGCACGGCACCACCCGTATGGGCGATGATCCTGCCGCGTCGGTTCTGAACAAGTGGTGCCGGGCGCATGAGGTTGATAACCTGTTCGTCGTCGACGGCGGGCCGTTCCCGACGGCAACCGGGGCCAACCCCACGCTCACCATCATGGCCAACGCCTGGCGCGTCTCCGACTACATTGCCAGCCGCTACAATGCCGAGCGCAAGCCGTAG
- a CDS encoding gluconate 2-dehydrogenase subunit 3 family protein, with product MADSQADRSSMEGRFFDAHQRATVEAAMARIIPADDQPGAREAGTVEFLDRYLSGIDFVYAKPDGSGFEKLKGKRAEAWQRRIAVLGAKYVEGINELDRRSRSRFGADFVRLTAEQQDRILAGIERPALQAEAGLMEAQTAAGFAPVEPALQQTSTEIELGFFPLLALHTRQAFYSDPIYGGNKDRVGWKLIGFEGPESLAETHAGRFTTLPFFAEQPIDWEEHRHHGAKA from the coding sequence ATGGCAGACTCGCAAGCGGATCGAAGCAGCATGGAAGGAAGATTTTTCGATGCGCACCAGCGCGCGACGGTCGAGGCAGCGATGGCGCGCATTATTCCGGCCGACGATCAGCCCGGGGCCAGAGAGGCCGGAACGGTTGAATTCCTTGATCGCTACCTCTCGGGCATTGACTTCGTGTATGCAAAGCCTGACGGCAGCGGCTTCGAGAAGCTCAAGGGCAAGCGCGCCGAGGCATGGCAACGGCGCATCGCGGTCCTGGGCGCGAAATACGTTGAGGGCATCAACGAACTGGATCGCAGGAGCCGGTCCCGGTTCGGGGCTGATTTCGTGCGGCTGACGGCTGAGCAGCAGGACAGGATTCTGGCCGGCATCGAACGGCCGGCGCTGCAGGCCGAGGCAGGGCTGATGGAAGCGCAGACCGCCGCGGGTTTCGCACCGGTCGAGCCCGCGCTGCAGCAGACGAGCACCGAGATCGAACTCGGCTTTTTCCCGTTGCTTGCCCTGCACACCCGGCAGGCTTTCTACTCCGATCCGATCTATGGCGGCAACAAAGACCGCGTCGGCTGGAAATTAATCGGATTCGAAGGGCCGGAGTCGCTGGCCGAGACGCACGCCGGGCGCTTCACGACGCTGCCGTTCTTCGCTGAGCAACCGATCGATTGGGAGGAGCACAGGCACCATGGCGCAAAAGCATAG
- a CDS encoding helix-turn-helix transcriptional regulator, with protein sequence MMPTLHQPDDPAGPLTPTRQRTGDGVQFGGLRVSVHQLPAGRETQAPDGGLNHFWLIYEAPQAEAGRMATESTGVGSDLRLFFVAPGVLCHAAIRGHYERPVTRFELQPAFLEAAALSLRIDPRVLYHTEKQEVLLDGPLETLCGLVAQEAEEGCPHGLGFFEALSCALAVALVRRVAPARAARPRDLRVERAVQLLEQRFRERVSTAEAARVAGLSRCHFLRAFRASVGVSPHEYLVQCRLRHARRLIALDGGQRSLAEIAVEAGFSDQAHLTRRFRRAFGQTPGHWQRSQ encoded by the coding sequence ATGATGCCTACCCTGCACCAGCCAGATGATCCAGCAGGCCCGTTGACGCCCACTCGCCAGCGGACCGGTGACGGCGTGCAGTTTGGGGGCCTGCGAGTCTCCGTGCACCAACTGCCCGCGGGCCGGGAGACGCAAGCGCCAGACGGCGGATTAAACCATTTCTGGCTGATCTACGAGGCGCCACAAGCGGAGGCGGGCCGGATGGCGACGGAATCTACCGGCGTGGGTTCGGACCTCCGCTTGTTTTTTGTGGCCCCGGGCGTGTTGTGCCATGCGGCGATACGGGGGCACTATGAACGGCCCGTGACGCGCTTCGAGCTACAGCCCGCGTTTCTGGAAGCTGCGGCCCTGTCGTTGCGCATTGACCCTCGCGTCCTGTACCACACGGAGAAGCAGGAAGTGCTGCTCGACGGTCCGTTGGAAACCCTTTGCGGCCTTGTTGCCCAGGAAGCGGAGGAAGGGTGCCCGCACGGATTGGGTTTTTTTGAAGCGCTCAGTTGCGCCCTGGCAGTGGCGCTGGTCCGGCGGGTGGCCCCGGCCCGGGCGGCTCGGCCCCGCGACCTGCGGGTTGAGCGGGCTGTTCAACTGCTTGAGCAACGTTTCCGCGAAAGAGTTTCAACGGCAGAGGCGGCCCGGGTCGCCGGCCTGAGCCGATGCCATTTTCTCAGGGCCTTTCGCGCCAGCGTGGGCGTTTCGCCTCACGAATACCTGGTGCAATGCCGGTTGCGGCATGCCCGGCGATTGATCGCGCTCGATGGCGGCCAGCGTTCGCTGGCTGAGATCGCCGTGGAAGCGGGCTTTTCGGACCAGGCCCACCTGACCCGGCGCTTCCGACGGGCGTTCGGCCAAACCCCCGGGCATTGGCAGCGATCGCAATAA
- a CDS encoding 3-hydroxybutyrate dehydrogenase — protein sequence MASDKTVLITGAGSGIGKATAERFARGGARVIVHDFRDAGRQFAGSLGAAYVDGDLSAFAGINRIAEEALAIGDGKIDILVNNAGFQHIAPVDRFPEETWAGMIQVMLTAPFQLTKAVLPGMKKQRWGRIINIVSMHGLVASPFKSAYVSAKHGLIGLTKATALEVGEDGITVNAVCPAYVRTPLVEAQVADQARIHGIAPEAVIPNVMLQPAAIKRLVEPDEVAEFIWYLSSDLARSITGAALSIDLGWTAR from the coding sequence ATGGCATCCGATAAAACTGTGCTCATCACCGGCGCGGGCAGCGGGATCGGCAAAGCGACGGCCGAACGCTTCGCGCGGGGCGGCGCCCGGGTCATCGTGCACGATTTCCGCGATGCCGGCCGGCAGTTCGCGGGTTCACTGGGCGCGGCTTACGTCGACGGCGATTTGTCCGCGTTCGCGGGGATCAACCGGATCGCCGAAGAGGCCCTCGCCATCGGGGACGGCAAAATCGATATCCTCGTCAATAACGCCGGGTTTCAGCATATCGCGCCGGTAGACCGGTTCCCGGAAGAAACGTGGGCCGGGATGATCCAGGTCATGCTGACCGCGCCGTTTCAGCTCACCAAAGCCGTGTTGCCGGGAATGAAAAAGCAGCGCTGGGGCAGGATAATCAACATCGTCAGCATGCACGGTTTGGTGGCCAGCCCGTTCAAATCGGCCTACGTCAGCGCCAAACACGGGCTGATCGGCCTCACAAAAGCCACCGCGTTGGAAGTCGGCGAAGACGGCATAACGGTGAACGCCGTGTGCCCGGCCTACGTGCGCACGCCCCTCGTAGAGGCGCAGGTCGCGGACCAGGCCCGGATCCACGGCATCGCCCCTGAAGCCGTGATTCCAAACGTCATGCTGCAACCGGCTGCAATCAAGCGGCTGGTCGAACCGGACGAAGTGGCGGAATTCATTTGGTACCTGAGCTCCGACCTGGCCCGGAGCATCACGGGCGCGGCGCTTTCGATCGATCTCGGCTGGACCGCCCGGTGA
- a CDS encoding DNA topoisomerase IB, with the protein MAEESATVVDQPEIDAKSAGLRYVSDDKPGIRRERRGDEFVYFDVHGRAIEDEKELKRIRSIGIPPAYENVWICPYANGHLQATGFDARGRKQYRYHPEWRRVRDENKYGRMMQFGKALPKIRARVAEDLAKPGLPREKVLATVVKLLEVSRIRVGNEEYAKTNHSFGLSTMRNRHVKVDGSRILFRFKGKSGKRHEIEVADRRIARVVAKCQELPGQHLFQYLDQNEEPVEVGSDEVNAYLQEITGEQFTAKDFRTWSGTVLAAMALQEFETVDGQAAAKKNVVAAIESVSKALGNTPAICRKCYVHPHIIEGYMEGTLVHELRELADAKIEHDLERLPPEEAAVLALLSKRLEKQETEAAPAAGNGKNAAAALEGKLVSLARKDRKKRGKTEGTGHQAA; encoded by the coding sequence ATGGCGGAAGAAAGTGCAACCGTTGTCGATCAGCCGGAAATTGATGCGAAATCTGCCGGGCTGCGGTACGTGTCGGACGACAAACCCGGTATCCGGCGCGAACGTCGCGGAGATGAGTTCGTCTACTTCGACGTCCACGGCCGCGCGATTGAGGACGAAAAAGAACTGAAGCGCATCCGTTCGATCGGCATTCCGCCGGCCTATGAGAACGTCTGGATCTGCCCGTACGCCAACGGTCATCTGCAGGCGACGGGCTTTGACGCGCGCGGCCGCAAACAATACCGCTACCATCCCGAATGGCGCCGCGTTCGCGACGAAAACAAGTATGGTCGCATGATGCAGTTCGGCAAAGCGCTGCCGAAAATCCGTGCGCGGGTCGCTGAGGACCTCGCCAAACCGGGGCTTCCCAGGGAGAAGGTCCTTGCGACCGTTGTTAAGCTGCTCGAAGTCTCGCGGATCCGGGTCGGGAACGAGGAGTACGCAAAAACCAACCATTCATTCGGCCTGAGCACGATGCGCAACCGCCACGTGAAGGTCGATGGGTCGAGAATCCTTTTCCGGTTCAAAGGCAAGAGCGGTAAACGCCACGAAATCGAGGTGGCGGATCGGCGCATTGCCCGGGTCGTCGCCAAATGCCAGGAATTGCCCGGACAACACCTTTTTCAGTACCTGGACCAAAACGAGGAACCGGTCGAGGTGGGCTCAGACGAGGTGAATGCCTACCTCCAGGAAATCACCGGGGAGCAATTCACAGCAAAAGACTTCCGTACCTGGTCCGGTACCGTGTTAGCTGCAATGGCCCTGCAGGAATTTGAAACCGTGGACGGCCAGGCAGCCGCAAAAAAGAACGTCGTCGCGGCGATCGAATCGGTCTCCAAAGCGCTCGGCAACACGCCCGCCATTTGCCGGAAGTGTTACGTGCACCCCCACATCATTGAGGGCTACATGGAAGGGACGCTGGTGCACGAACTCCGCGAGCTCGCCGACGCCAAAATCGAGCATGACCTCGAACGCCTGCCTCCTGAAGAGGCGGCCGTGCTGGCGCTGCTGAGCAAACGCCTGGAGAAACAGGAAACTGAAGCCGCACCGGCGGCCGGCAACGGTAAGAATGCCGCTGCCGCCCTGGAAGGCAAACTTGTGAGTCTGGCCCGGAAAGACCGGAAAAAGCGCGGTAAGACCGAGGGCACCGGGCACCAGGCGGCCTGA
- a CDS encoding POT family MFS transporter, which yields MAEPSPPSAVTAVAERPGSRYRRSPDQHLTRMPPGVPYIIGNEAAERFSFYGMNSILVIFMTTYLMNNRGRLDPLPNNEAAAWTHMFKSAVYALPLAGAILADSVLGKYRTILWLSIVYCLGHLTLALNDTRTGLFIGLGLIAIGAGGIKPCVSAHVGDQFGQSNKHLLPKVFGWFYFAINVGSSISIYLCPILLDNPRFGPRYAFGLPGVFMLLATFVFWLGRKKFVHVPPGGMTFVRESASREGLSAVGGLCFIYVFVAIFWALWDQSNGGEWTLQAKNLDLNLFGLTLLPEQVQVVNGLYVLAFIPLFNYGLYPLISRFFPLTALRKIGIGLFLTAASFVVIWWIQRRIDAGMKPSVWWQLLAYAVLTAGEVMVSITGLEFSYTQAPRRMKSFVMAGWLLTVTFGNWFTGLLDFLIPALRARGLNLDGANYYLFFMGVMLAAAFVYAFSARFYRGKSYLQGDESVETAAAG from the coding sequence ATGGCTGAGCCGTCTCCTCCGAGTGCCGTGACTGCCGTCGCCGAGCGTCCCGGGTCCAGGTACCGCCGGTCGCCTGACCAGCACCTGACGCGGATGCCGCCGGGCGTACCGTACATCATCGGCAACGAAGCCGCCGAGCGGTTCAGCTTTTACGGGATGAATTCGATCCTGGTCATCTTCATGACGACTTATCTCATGAATAATCGCGGCCGGCTTGACCCGTTGCCGAACAACGAAGCGGCGGCTTGGACCCACATGTTCAAGAGCGCCGTCTACGCGCTCCCCCTTGCCGGCGCCATACTGGCCGACAGCGTGCTCGGCAAGTACCGGACGATTCTCTGGCTTTCGATCGTGTATTGCCTGGGCCACCTGACCCTGGCACTCAACGACACGCGGACCGGGTTGTTCATTGGCCTGGGTCTGATCGCAATCGGTGCGGGAGGCATCAAACCTTGCGTCTCCGCCCACGTCGGAGACCAGTTCGGCCAAAGTAACAAGCACCTCCTGCCGAAAGTTTTTGGCTGGTTTTATTTTGCCATCAACGTCGGTTCCTCGATCTCGATTTATCTTTGCCCGATCCTGCTCGATAACCCGCGCTTCGGCCCGCGCTATGCCTTTGGCCTGCCCGGCGTGTTCATGTTGCTGGCGACCTTTGTATTCTGGTTGGGGCGCAAGAAATTCGTGCACGTCCCACCCGGCGGCATGACGTTCGTGCGCGAGTCGGCGAGCCGGGAAGGCCTTTCCGCCGTGGGCGGGCTCTGTTTCATCTACGTGTTTGTGGCAATCTTTTGGGCCTTGTGGGACCAGAGCAATGGGGGTGAATGGACCTTGCAGGCGAAGAATCTCGACCTGAACCTCTTCGGCCTGACGCTGCTGCCCGAGCAGGTCCAGGTCGTCAACGGGCTCTATGTCCTGGCCTTTATCCCCCTGTTTAATTATGGCCTTTACCCGTTGATCAGCAGGTTTTTTCCGTTAACCGCCCTGCGCAAGATCGGCATCGGCCTGTTTTTGACGGCGGCCTCCTTCGTGGTGATCTGGTGGATCCAACGCCGGATCGATGCCGGCATGAAACCCAGCGTCTGGTGGCAGTTGCTGGCTTACGCGGTCCTGACGGCCGGGGAGGTCATGGTGTCGATCACCGGCCTCGAATTTTCCTACACCCAGGCCCCGAGGCGGATGAAGAGTTTCGTCATGGCCGGCTGGCTGCTCACGGTAACGTTTGGAAATTGGTTTACCGGCCTTCTCGATTTCCTGATTCCGGCCCTTCGGGCGCGGGGGTTGAACCTGGACGGTGCTAATTATTACCTCTTTTTTATGGGCGTCATGCTCGCCGCCGCTTTCGTCTACGCGTTCAGCGCGCGGTTCTACCGCGGGAAAAGCTACCTCCAGGGCGACGAATCGGTCGAAACGGCCGCTGCCGGTTAG
- a CDS encoding YXWGXW repeat-containing protein, with translation MQTRIGSWDRLWRSGWQRRALVLAALITTFSALTITPGRAQVFVRIGPPAPIVEPGPPPPPARGYVWVPGYWHWNGYRYVWRRGRYMYRPRGRGGWVPAHYDRRPGGWVYVPGHWR, from the coding sequence ATGCAAACTCGAATCGGTTCATGGGATCGCCTCTGGCGCTCCGGATGGCAACGCCGGGCTTTAGTGCTCGCGGCGTTGATCACTACATTTTCCGCGTTGACGATAACGCCGGGACGCGCGCAGGTTTTTGTGCGCATCGGCCCGCCGGCGCCGATCGTTGAGCCCGGACCCCCTCCGCCTCCCGCGCGGGGTTACGTCTGGGTGCCCGGCTACTGGCATTGGAATGGTTATCGGTACGTTTGGCGGCGTGGCCGTTATATGTACCGGCCGCGAGGTCGCGGCGGGTGGGTGCCTGCCCATTATGACCGGCGCCCAGGCGGCTGGGTGTACGTTCCGGGCCATTGGCGTTGA
- a CDS encoding type 1 glutamine amidotransferase yields the protein MSEDLTGVKVAILVMNGFEQSELVKPRQALQEAGATTHLVSAEPTEVKGWDEDHWGDTFPVDVPLDDADETEYDALLLPGGEENPQHLRKQPNAVEFARKFVEGRRPIAAICHGPLLLIDAGVVKGRRLTSFPGIQSDLKNAGADWVDEEVVVDDFLVTSRTPKDIPAFNRETIKLFARVKKETGAGLHTD from the coding sequence ATGAGCGAAGATTTAACGGGAGTTAAAGTGGCCATTCTGGTGATGAATGGGTTTGAACAGTCTGAACTGGTGAAACCGCGTCAAGCCCTGCAAGAGGCCGGGGCGACCACCCATCTCGTTTCGGCCGAACCGACGGAAGTCAAAGGGTGGGATGAGGACCATTGGGGTGACACGTTCCCGGTTGATGTTCCTCTCGATGATGCGGATGAAACCGAGTACGACGCCCTTTTGCTGCCCGGAGGCGAGGAGAACCCGCAACACCTTCGCAAGCAGCCCAATGCGGTTGAATTTGCCAGGAAGTTCGTAGAAGGACGGCGCCCGATTGCCGCGATCTGCCACGGGCCGTTGCTCCTGATCGATGCCGGAGTGGTCAAAGGCCGGCGCCTGACCTCATTCCCGGGGATCCAGTCGGACCTGAAAAATGCGGGTGCGGACTGGGTGGACGAAGAAGTGGTGGTTGATGATTTCCTGGTGACCAGCCGCACGCCGAAAGACATTCCGGCGTTCAATCGCGAGACGATTAAACTGTTTGCCCGTGTCAAAAAAGAGACGGGGGCAGGACTGCACACGGATTGA
- a CDS encoding M48 family metallopeptidase, whose product MLSAPIDHRLISESNLGLKAGNLRIILRPSTRARRLILRLLNADTLELVLPRGVRLTQAADFLDKHAAWIREARERWATCPGGGERGLPSRIHLPAIEESWQVKGIFALGDKVRLLERSSGHLLELHGSIDRAHLWSALLQTWLKKKASLVLVPWLERIANQTGLHYRRVTVRLQRSRWGSCSCRQHINLNGRLLLVAPELVEYLLIHELCHTQELNHSGRFWRLVERHCPEYKTLDRKLNLASRELPQWSQFQGYR is encoded by the coding sequence ATGCTGTCTGCACCAATTGACCACCGGCTGATTTCAGAGAGCAACCTCGGCCTGAAGGCAGGCAATCTGCGGATCATCCTGCGGCCCAGCACCCGTGCGCGCAGGCTCATTCTCCGGCTGTTGAACGCAGACACGCTTGAACTGGTGCTGCCCCGGGGTGTACGTCTGACGCAAGCCGCCGATTTCCTGGACAAACATGCCGCCTGGATCCGCGAAGCCCGTGAACGCTGGGCCACCTGTCCCGGGGGAGGCGAGCGCGGCCTTCCGAGCCGGATCCACCTGCCCGCCATCGAGGAATCATGGCAGGTGAAAGGCATTTTCGCGCTGGGGGACAAAGTCCGGCTCCTCGAACGGTCATCGGGCCACTTGCTCGAACTCCATGGAAGCATCGATCGAGCGCACCTGTGGTCTGCGCTCCTGCAAACCTGGCTTAAAAAAAAGGCGAGCCTCGTCCTGGTACCGTGGCTGGAACGGATCGCGAACCAGACCGGCCTTCATTACCGGCGGGTCACCGTGCGCCTGCAGCGGTCGCGCTGGGGCAGTTGCTCGTGCCGGCAGCACATTAACCTCAACGGCCGCCTTTTACTCGTTGCGCCCGAACTCGTTGAGTACCTTCTGATCCACGAACTGTGTCACACCCAGGAACTGAATCACTCCGGCCGCTTCTGGCGCCTGGTCGAACGGCACTGTCCGGAATACAAAACTCTGGACCGCAAGCTCAACCTCGCCAGCCGCGAGTTGCCGCAGTGGAGCCAGTTCCAAGGCTACAGGTAA